One segment of Nerophis lumbriciformis linkage group LG35, RoL_Nlum_v2.1, whole genome shotgun sequence DNA contains the following:
- the LOC133575173 gene encoding zona pellucida sperm-binding protein 3-like, protein MKSSKTRNSWCGPLVLLVAFTIAESRHASYNPRKVQGPSRTSFASVQPQDVAGPSKPVSVTCYSDAIEVVVQADLFDTGLLLEPEHLSLGSGPASSGRSCRASPTGERTFTIRADLLDCGTRLSSTGEMIIYSNMLVYSPEPSMEGLFRLDAASIPVECHFDKKYPVDGISLHPTWVPLVSVISAHHYIDLHLRLMTDNWQFERRSHTYFLGDPMHFEASAVVRKHKPLRVFVDHCVATDSPDPQALLRYNFIERGCLMDALLTNSSSHFLSRLEEHTLRFQLDAFRFHQGPSSQVYITCWLRAVPATSAISSHNRACSFVDKKWWSVDGKDQVCRSCDPLAVKEKQTNTETRLATKSEQNFAQNKPQQPTSFLWVRPKMSQSHKSQQSSSRLTKRGVDYEAEGIVQFGPLTVK, encoded by the exons ATGAAAAGCAGCAAGACCCGAAACTCCTGGTGTGGGCCTCTGGTTCTTCTTGTTGCCTTTACCATCGCAGAGAGCCGCCATGCGTCTTACAACCCGCGCAAAGTTCAAGGCCCGAGCAGGACGTCTTTTGCTTCTGTGCAGCCTCAGGACGTCGCTGGTCCTTCGAAGCCCGTCAGTGTCACGTGTTACTCGGACGCCATCGAGGTGGTGGTCCAAGCCGACTTATTCGACACGGGACTTCTGCTGGAGCCGGAACATCTGAGTCTGGGTTCGGGGCCGGCGAGTAGCGGGCGGTCATGCCGTGCTTCCCCCACGGGAGAGCGGACGTTTACTATCCGGGCAGACCTGCTGGACTGCGGGACTCGACTCTCG TCAACTGGAGAAATGATCATCTATTCCAACATGCTGGTCTACTCGCCCGAGCCGTCAATGGAGGGCTTGTTTCGACTGGATGCAGCATCTATCCCAGTCGAGTGCCATTTTGACAA GAAGTATCCGGTGGATGGCATTTCTCTGCACCCCACCTGGGTTCCTTTGGTGTCTGTAATCTCAGCTCACCATTACATAGACCTCCATCTGCGCCTTATGACTG ACAACTGGCAGTTTGAGAGGCGGTCTCACACTTACTTCTTGGGCGACCCCATGCACTTTGAAGCATCTGCTGTGGTCCGAAAACACAAACCCTTGCGAGTTTTCGTCGACCATTGCGTGGCCACAGACAGTCCTGACCCGCAAGCCCTGTTAAGATACAACTTTATTGAGCGTGG ATGTCTCATGGACGCTTTGCTGACCAACTCCAGCTCTCACTTCCTGTCCAGGCTTGAAGAGCACACTCTTCGATTTCAGCTGGATGCGTTCAGGTTCCACCAAGGGCCCAGTAGTCAG GTTTACATCACCTGCTGGTTAAGGGCTGTCCCAGCCACTTCAGCCATCAGCTCTCACAACAGGGCCTGCTCTTTTGTTGACAAAAA ATGGTGGTCCGTGGACGGGAAAGACCAGGTCTGTAGATCCTGCGATCCTCTTGCAgtcaaagaaaaacaaacaaacacagaaACGAGGCTAGCCACAAAATCAGAGCAGAACTTTGCTCAGAACAAACCTCAACAACCGACTAGTTTTCTGTGGGTCCGTCCAAAAATGTCTCAAAGTCACAAATCTCAGCAGTCCTCTTCTCGACTGACCAAGAGAGGAGTAGACTATGAAGCAG